The Flavobacterium sp. CBA20B-1 genome includes the window AAAGTGGCATCAACCCAAAACCCGAACAAAAAGTTATTGATATTATTAAAGAATACGGCGAGCATATCCCGCTGACTAAGGGAAGAACCATCTCGGCAGGGCAATTGTTAGAACGATTTTTGTTTGATAGAAAAAAACAGCACGATTTTGTAGAGAAATTAAGCGGGGGCGAATTAAAACGATTGTATTTATGTACAGTTTTAATTCAAAATCCTAACTTCTTGATTCTCGATGAGCCTACAAATGATCTGGATATTGTTACCTTAAATGTACTAGAAAACTTTTTGTTAGATTATCCCGGATGTTTATTGGTAGTGTCACATGACCGCTATTTTATGGATAAAATTGTAGACCACTTATTTGTGTTTAGAGGCGAAGGAGAGATTGAGGATTTCCCCGGCAACTATTCTGATTTTAGAATTTACGAAGATTCTGCCGAACCTGTGAAAGACGATGCACCGAAAGAAAAGGTGAATTGGAAAGACAATCAGCCTAAAAAGTCAGGTTTAAGTTTCAACGAACAAAAAGAATTTTCTAAAATTGAACGAGAAATAAAAGATCTGGAATATCAGAAAAAGCAAATCGAAGAAGGTTTTTCAAATGGAACTGTTTCCGATGAAGAAATGATTTCAAAAGGCTTGGAATTGCAAAAAATAATTGAAACCTTAGAAGAAAAAGAAGAACGCTGGTTTGAACTTTCTTTAAAAATGGAAGAATAAAAAAAGGAATCTTAAATGATTCCTTTTTCTTTTTCTAAAACAGTTTGGTCATAAACCGTATCATTAAACAACAATTTAATGTTTTGGTACGAATTTTTAAGAAGTTCTGGAATATCCTTTTTATCAACCCAAACCACTTTTTCAATGCCTTCTTCAATTTGTCCGTGTAAGTTGCCTTTGTATTTAGTGTTCATTAAAAACCAATAGGTTATTTTTAAACGGTATTCACCGTTACGCTTAAAAATGTGAAAAGTTTTTTCTAATCGTTTGTTTATTTTTAAATTTTTGCAACCAGTTTCTTCTTCCACCTCTCTGATAGAAGTTTGTTCAATAGTTTCATTTTTTTCAATACCACCCTTTGGTAAATCCCATTTGCCGTTGCGAAAAATAAACAAAACCTGTTTCTTATCATTTTCAACCAAACCGCCACCTGCTTTGTTCACTGTAATTTTATCCTTAAAAAGTTTCATTAACTGTTCTTCGAAAGGATGATATAAGTAAGCATTTGTAACTTCACCACTAAAATATTGAGCAATTAACTTTTGCAGGTCAATAGTTTCAAGCAAATAATATTTAAAGTTGCGTTCTTTTTCTAGCGTACTTGTTAAAAAAAGTGGCTTATCATTAATAAAAACTTTATACATTTGTAATATGATTTTTAACGACAATACAGCACAGAAAACGGCCGAATTGCTTTTACAAATAAACGCAATTAAATTAAATCCTAAAAATCCTTTTACATGGGCTTCAGGATGGAAATCGCCAATTTATTGCGATAATCGCATAACTCTTTCATTTCCAGAAATTAGAAAATTTTTAAAAAACGAATTTGCTGCAAATATTGTAGATAAATTTGGTAAACCCGACTATATCGCAGGTGTGGCAACCGGTGCCATTGGTATTGGTTTGTTGGTTGCCGAAGCCTTAGAATTGCCTTTTATTTATGTTCGCCCAGAAGCTAAAAAGCACGGTCGTCAAAACCAGATCGAAGGTCAGTTTGAAGCTGGTAAAACCGTAGTTGTGGTAGAAGATTTAATCAGTACCGGAAAAAGCAGTTTGCAAGCAGTTGATGCGTTGCGCGC containing:
- the pyrE gene encoding orotate phosphoribosyltransferase, yielding MIFNDNTAQKTAELLLQINAIKLNPKNPFTWASGWKSPIYCDNRITLSFPEIRKFLKNEFAANIVDKFGKPDYIAGVATGAIGIGLLVAEALELPFIYVRPEAKKHGRQNQIEGQFEAGKTVVVVEDLISTGKSSLQAVDALRAADANILGMAAIFTYGFDVATENFKNADIQLVTLSNYPTLLKAAVEKKYISQEEVATLSDWSKDPSVWGV
- a CDS encoding NUDIX hydrolase, with translation MYKVFINDKPLFLTSTLEKERNFKYYLLETIDLQKLIAQYFSGEVTNAYLYHPFEEQLMKLFKDKITVNKAGGGLVENDKKQVLFIFRNGKWDLPKGGIEKNETIEQTSIREVEEETGCKNLKINKRLEKTFHIFKRNGEYRLKITYWFLMNTKYKGNLHGQIEEGIEKVVWVDKKDIPELLKNSYQNIKLLFNDTVYDQTVLEKEKGII